The Lactobacillus sp. ESL0680 genome has a segment encoding these proteins:
- the thiW gene encoding energy coupling factor transporter S component ThiW, which translates to MTNKRKQTEKLTILAIMIALDVVLSPIFRVEGMAPMSSVINIIGATMLGPVYVTIMATLCGIIRMLIMGIPPLALTGAIFGAVLAGILYKLTGKIWAACLGEIIGTGIIGSLLSYPVMVWFTGSSNNLYWFVYTPRFIGAAIIGSVVATIVLLSLNKAKQFQKIQQLFF; encoded by the coding sequence ATGACTAATAAGAGAAAACAGACAGAAAAACTTACTATTTTGGCGATTATGATTGCACTAGACGTGGTATTATCGCCCATCTTTCGCGTGGAAGGAATGGCGCCCATGTCTAGTGTTATCAACATTATTGGCGCTACCATGCTGGGGCCCGTTTACGTGACAATTATGGCAACCTTGTGTGGAATTATCAGAATGTTAATCATGGGAATTCCGCCACTGGCACTAACTGGTGCTATCTTTGGTGCAGTATTAGCCGGAATTTTATATAAGTTAACCGGCAAAATTTGGGCAGCTTGTCTCGGCGAAATTATCGGCACCGGAATTATCGGCTCGCTGCTTTCTTACCCAGTCATGGTCTGGTTCACAGGCAGCTCCAATAACCTGTATTGGTTCGTTTACACCCCGCGTTTTATCGGGGCTGCTATTATTGGATCAGTAGTTGCCACTATTGTTCTATTAAGCCTAAACAAGGCCAAGCAATTCCAAAAAATCCAGCAATTATTTTTCTAG
- a CDS encoding histidine phosphatase family protein, with translation MKRIYIVRHGQTYINRYNKMQGWCDTPLTEDGIAGADKAGETLKNIPFDIAISSDLKRASDTCDIIIKHNVNRDEIQHLATPLFREHFYGYFEGMDTDMAWQMIGGPHGYKTHYDLFKNESIDTATDWIKEADPFHDAENAKEYWHRLDQGFDLISQLDGAENILLVTHGFTIRSIADRFGDFDVSCGPRNASITMMTMTDKQRKVTSYNQMKL, from the coding sequence ATGAAGCGAATTTATATTGTCCGTCACGGACAAACTTATATTAACCGTTACAACAAGATGCAGGGCTGGTGTGACACCCCATTAACTGAAGACGGCATTGCTGGTGCCGACAAGGCGGGCGAAACACTAAAGAATATTCCCTTTGACATCGCCATCTCTAGCGACTTGAAGCGGGCAAGTGATACCTGCGACATCATTATTAAGCACAATGTTAACCGCGACGAAATCCAACATCTTGCAACTCCGCTGTTCCGCGAACACTTTTACGGCTACTTTGAAGGAATGGATACCGACATGGCCTGGCAAATGATTGGTGGACCGCACGGCTATAAGACCCACTATGATCTGTTCAAGAACGAATCAATTGATACGGCAACCGACTGGATTAAGGAAGCTGATCCGTTTCATGACGCGGAAAATGCCAAGGAATATTGGCACCGCCTTGACCAGGGCTTTGACCTAATCAGCCAGCTTGATGGTGCCGAAAACATTTTATTGGTAACTCACGGCTTTACTATTCGCAGTATTGCCGACCGCTTTGGCGATTTCGACGTCAGCTGCGGTCCACGTAATGCGTCAATTACCATGATGACAATGACTGATAAGCAGAGAAAAGTTACATCATATAATCAAATGAAACTATAA
- a CDS encoding matrixin family metalloprotease, translated as MKKILHFLRKLSCALVAGISLGSVYIPAISPANTPSHVVLAKTHREKTAKNAGKNCHWSKNSAKVYLDLANNQQLTQAAQDAISAWNDTGSFTFTETNKKKNAQITIEPMFDPDTDAAGQASITYNPKTKLLSKAKIQLNVYYLQNFIYYYTYQRIVNTVEHELGHAIGLNHNKGKSVMYPAGSIYSIEPQDVAKVKQIYHEK; from the coding sequence ATGAAAAAGATTTTACACTTTTTACGTAAATTATCTTGTGCATTAGTCGCTGGAATTTCTCTAGGCAGCGTGTATATCCCGGCTATTAGTCCTGCTAATACACCCAGCCATGTCGTCTTAGCTAAGACACATCGCGAAAAAACTGCGAAAAATGCGGGCAAAAATTGTCACTGGTCAAAAAATTCCGCCAAAGTTTATCTTGATTTGGCGAATAACCAGCAATTAACTCAAGCCGCTCAAGACGCCATTAGTGCTTGGAATGATACTGGCAGTTTTACTTTTACTGAGACTAATAAGAAGAAAAATGCACAGATTACAATTGAGCCGATGTTTGACCCCGACACGGATGCCGCTGGGCAAGCAAGCATTACCTATAATCCCAAGACTAAATTGCTTAGTAAGGCAAAAATCCAATTAAATGTTTATTATCTGCAGAATTTTATATATTATTATACTTATCAGCGAATTGTCAATACTGTTGAACACGAATTAGGTCATGCTATCGGTCTGAATCACAATAAAGGCAAGTCCGTCATGTATCCTGCCGGCTCTATTTACTCAATTGAACCGCAAGATGTCGCAAAAGTTAAACAAATTTATCATGAAAAATAA
- the helD gene encoding RNA polymerase recycling motor HelD, which yields MTKAMDEKQFEQKHLDAILKMIKERRGELTAAIKSAEGEARNLNSHFFDDVRLDYDGYSTSMETALSIHQQQQLLDERENAWQHSAKQLGTVQRLEKKPYFARVDFKEGNEKPETIYIGLGSFADKDNHFLIYDWRAPISSIYYDGKLGQVSYLSPDGEITVDMTKKRQFMIEDGQIVNMFDTNESIGDQMLLEVLGEKSSTQMKSIVTTIQREQNKIIRNTSADLLFVQGAAGSGKTSAILQRIAYLLYRYRGNLTSSDVIMFSPNQLFNDYIKNVLPEMGEQNMVQMTYWQFVARRLPGMDVENLFDQFEDQTADTAIGKFKDSTAFFKLVTRYAKHLNKQGVVFKDIFFRNKKRPFFAKEKINELYYSYNSNYNLNNRIDATREELIKTLNRKINAETKKPWVSEAIESLSKEQLNALYDRPDQEFESEEKEEKFLGRKIVVKALDKVYQQIRRNNFINMRAQYLSFLRAVPKMTDLNKWQISASDWAKHVEDVKASFKKHYIHMNDVSAYLYMYDLITGRHVNYEMRYAFIDEIQDYTAFQLSYLKYNFPRAKFTMLGDLNQAIFTKDESRSLLKQISGLFDPEKTTVVQLTKSYRSTKQLTDFTKQVLRQGEKIESFNRQGPKPVFWKRENDDAAIAVLEQVLTDNTAGKMTTAIITKDLASAKFVSQKLQDDGVKATLIATANQRLVEGTLVVPSYLAKGLEFDAVVMWDASKASYNQADEIQLVYTITSRAMYKLDLIYTGEKSPLLTVDPQTYEEK from the coding sequence ATGACAAAAGCGATGGATGAAAAACAGTTTGAACAGAAGCATCTCGACGCTATCTTAAAAATGATTAAGGAGCGGCGGGGAGAATTAACTGCGGCAATTAAGTCAGCTGAAGGTGAAGCGCGGAACCTCAATTCGCACTTCTTTGATGATGTCCGCTTAGATTACGATGGTTATTCCACCTCAATGGAAACGGCGCTCTCGATACACCAGCAGCAGCAACTGCTTGATGAACGTGAGAATGCTTGGCAGCATTCTGCTAAGCAGTTAGGAACAGTTCAACGACTGGAAAAGAAACCGTATTTTGCCCGGGTGGATTTTAAAGAAGGCAATGAAAAACCGGAAACAATTTATATTGGTTTGGGTTCATTTGCGGACAAGGACAACCACTTCTTAATTTATGATTGGCGGGCACCAATTTCTTCAATTTATTATGACGGCAAGCTAGGGCAGGTTTCGTATTTGTCGCCAGATGGTGAAATTACCGTTGACATGACGAAGAAGCGGCAATTCATGATTGAAGATGGTCAAATTGTAAACATGTTTGATACCAATGAATCAATCGGTGACCAAATGCTCTTAGAGGTGCTGGGCGAAAAGTCCAGTACCCAGATGAAGTCAATTGTAACGACAATTCAGCGTGAGCAAAATAAAATCATTAGAAATACCAGTGCTGATTTGTTGTTTGTCCAAGGAGCCGCAGGGTCAGGGAAGACGTCAGCGATTTTGCAGCGGATTGCCTACCTGCTTTACCGGTATCGGGGCAACTTGACCAGCAGCGACGTGATTATGTTTAGTCCTAACCAATTGTTTAATGATTATATTAAAAACGTGCTGCCGGAAATGGGCGAGCAGAATATGGTTCAAATGACTTATTGGCAGTTCGTTGCGCGGCGGTTGCCAGGGATGGACGTAGAAAACTTGTTTGACCAGTTTGAGGATCAGACTGCTGATACAGCAATTGGTAAATTTAAAGATTCTACTGCTTTCTTTAAGCTGGTAACGCGTTATGCCAAGCATTTGAATAAGCAGGGAGTTGTCTTTAAGGACATCTTTTTCCGCAACAAGAAGCGTCCATTCTTTGCTAAAGAAAAGATTAACGAGCTTTACTATTCATATAATTCTAATTATAATTTAAATAATCGGATTGACGCAACGCGTGAAGAACTGATTAAGACGCTTAACCGCAAGATTAACGCGGAAACTAAGAAGCCTTGGGTGTCAGAAGCCATTGAAAGTTTGAGCAAGGAACAATTAAATGCCCTTTATGACCGCCCAGACCAAGAATTTGAATCTGAAGAAAAAGAAGAAAAATTCCTGGGTCGTAAGATTGTAGTTAAGGCCTTGGACAAGGTTTACCAGCAGATTCGCCGGAATAATTTTATTAATATGCGGGCGCAATATTTGAGCTTTTTGCGGGCAGTGCCGAAAATGACTGACCTGAATAAGTGGCAGATTAGTGCTAGTGATTGGGCTAAGCACGTTGAGGATGTGAAGGCCAGCTTTAAAAAGCATTATATCCACATGAATGACGTTTCGGCTTACTTATATATGTATGATTTAATTACCGGTCGGCACGTTAATTATGAGATGCGTTATGCCTTTATTGATGAAATTCAGGATTACACGGCGTTTCAATTGAGTTATTTGAAGTATAACTTCCCGCGGGCCAAGTTTACGATGCTGGGCGATTTGAACCAAGCGATTTTTACTAAAGATGAGAGCCGCAGCCTGTTAAAGCAAATTAGTGGGTTGTTTGACCCAGAGAAGACGACCGTGGTGCAATTAACCAAGTCCTACCGGTCAACTAAGCAATTGACCGACTTTACCAAGCAAGTTTTACGACAAGGCGAAAAGATTGAATCCTTTAATCGGCAAGGTCCTAAGCCTGTCTTCTGGAAACGTGAGAATGATGATGCGGCAATTGCCGTTCTAGAGCAGGTTCTAACAGATAATACTGCTGGCAAAATGACTACGGCAATTATTACTAAAGATCTGGCAAGTGCCAAGTTTGTCAGCCAAAAATTGCAAGATGATGGCGTTAAGGCAACGTTAATTGCGACTGCCAACCAGCGACTAGTTGAGGGTACATTAGTTGTTCCGTCGTACTTAGCTAAAGGATTGGAATTCGATGCGGTTGTTATGTGGGATGCTTCTAAGGCTAGCTACAATCAGGCAGACGAAATTCAATTGGTCTACACAATTACTTCACGCGCAATGTACAAGCTCGATTTGATTTATACGGGAGAAAAGAGCCCGCTACTCACGGTTGACCCGCAGACGTATGAGGAAAAATAG
- a CDS encoding GNAT family N-acetyltransferase, giving the protein MAQEKFTFKKIDEMSGREMFCIARLRINTFVTEQEITVPELDDEDLTAIQVYLLNEDQTMALAVCRIFQEDGKWMLGRVAVAKAARGQKLGSKMMAQVHAYLKEHGADRLYCHAQWQAKPFYDYLGYKVQGEPFDEAGIKHTMMYYEL; this is encoded by the coding sequence ATGGCGCAGGAAAAATTTACTTTTAAAAAAATTGACGAGATGTCAGGTCGCGAAATGTTTTGTATCGCCCGCTTGCGGATCAACACTTTTGTAACTGAACAAGAAATCACGGTACCAGAATTGGACGATGAAGATTTGACTGCCATCCAGGTTTACTTGTTAAATGAGGATCAGACCATGGCATTAGCTGTTTGCCGGATTTTTCAAGAAGATGGTAAGTGGATGTTGGGTCGGGTTGCTGTTGCCAAGGCAGCTCGCGGTCAAAAGCTGGGCAGTAAAATGATGGCGCAAGTCCACGCCTACCTAAAAGAGCACGGTGCTGACCGCTTGTATTGTCACGCGCAGTGGCAGGCTAAGCCATTTTATGATTATTTGGGCTACAAGGTTCAGGGCGAGCCGTTTGATGAGGCTGGCATTAAGCATACAATGATGTATTACGAACTATAA
- a CDS encoding GDSL-type esterase/lipase family protein → MENITLFGDSLFNGYRNGRDTNLITNGLQKALGSDFHVTNRSQSGATTADGLMRLQLIDEDADLVVLEFGTNDSASTWGLPSNLYAQNLQKMITAIGASRIILVGPAYPNPKNKTIMQYYTQESLDRYNQIAQNSALEHNIPFIDLIANFSKLLQIESYYQTDGQHFSDQGNKVLINLVAEAIKEKQANKNSRN, encoded by the coding sequence ATGGAAAATATAACTTTATTTGGCGACTCGTTATTTAACGGGTACCGTAATGGTCGCGACACTAACCTAATTACTAATGGCTTACAAAAAGCTCTTGGTAGTGACTTCCACGTCACTAATCGTTCACAAAGTGGTGCGACGACCGCTGACGGCTTGATGCGGCTGCAATTAATTGATGAAGATGCCGACCTTGTTGTCTTGGAATTTGGCACTAACGATTCTGCTTCTACTTGGGGCCTGCCAAGCAATCTTTACGCCCAAAACCTACAAAAAATGATTACCGCAATTGGCGCTAGCCGGATAATTCTTGTTGGACCAGCTTATCCTAACCCAAAAAACAAAACGATTATGCAATATTACACGCAGGAGAGTTTGGATCGCTATAACCAAATTGCGCAAAATTCAGCTCTCGAACATAACATTCCCTTTATTGATTTGATTGCTAACTTTAGTAAGCTGCTGCAGATTGAGTCCTACTACCAAACAGATGGGCAACACTTTAGCGACCAAGGAAATAAAGTTTTAATTAATCTTGTGGCTGAGGCAATTAAAGAAAAACAGGCAAACAAAAACTCACGTAATTAA